TACTGTCTCCGCAGCAGTTCCAACAGCAGGCACGCTGGGAGGCTTACACCAATGAGTGTATTGCTCATCTGGCGCTGGTTCACCCTTGGGGGATCATGGCTGCTGAGTTCGACAAGGACGCATTACGGCTGGGCAAACTGAAAGCGGATCGCATTAGCGTCCGCTTTCAGGACGGTACGCTGCTAGACAGTGAACGAGCAGATCTTTTGCCACCTGCGCTGGATTTAGCGCAGGTGTTACCTGCCGACGCACAAAGCGCTACGCTGCTGCTGGCGCTGCCGCTGGAACACGCCAACGGCGGTAACTGCCTACCGACGGATGCCAAAGCCGATCGCCCGATTCGTTACCGTCAGGATTGGACTTCAGTGCAGGACATTTTTGGTAACGATACCGAGTCCATGGCGGTGGTGCGTTATGCGCTTACGCTGCGTCTGGATGGTGATGAAAACGGTGACTACCTAACGTGTCCCGCCGTGCGGTTAGTTCGCGACGTGCAGGGCGTTTGGGGCGTCGATCCACAGTTTGTACCACCACTGCTTCAGTTCGGCGCGCACGCTGCGCTGCTCAGCTACTTGGATCGTCTATTAACCCAGCTACATGCCAAACGCACACGTCTGATGGGCATGCGCCGTGAAAGCAATCAGCGGATGGCCGATTTTGCCGTCGCCGATGTGTCGCTGTTTTGGTTGCTCAATGCGCTGAACAGCTATCAGCCGGTGCTGAATGATTTCCTCACCCATCCGGCGTTACATCCCGAACTGGTTTACCGCGAACTGGTGAAGCTGGCCGGCGCGTTGCTCACTTTTTCGTTAGAGCACGATATGGATGCTATTCCAGCCTATGACCACGCGCGTTTAGGCTCAGTATTCCCGCCGTTGTTCAGCCTGATTAGCACGTTGCTGGAAGCCAGCCTGCCGTCACGCGTGATCGCCCTCGAACTGGAAAAGGTCCGTCCAAACCAGTGGCAGGCTGCGTTAAACGACGCTCGTCTGCGCGAAGAGGCAGATTTCTATCTTTCGGTACGCTCTGCGCTGCCGGCTCATCTGCTGCAAACCCAGTTCCCGCTGCTGTGCAAAGTGGGCGCGCCGGATGACGTCAATAACTTGATCAACGTTGCCCTCAACGGCGTTCCGCTTATTCCACTCAGCCATGTTCCTGCGGCCATTCCATTACGTCTGGAAAATCAGTATTTCGCTTTGGATCTCAAACATCCAACGGCGACGGCGATGTTGGCTTCTGGCGTGTGCGCGTTTTACGTACCGGGAACCTTATCGGATGTGCAACTTGAACTGTATGCGGTGCTGAGAGCATGAGTAAAAAGAGTGTGATTGATATCGACGACCTGCTGCAAGACACCTGGCTGCTGGTGGTCCAACTGCGTCAAGGGGTTCCGGTCGAGCATGGACAAACCCTTTGGCAGCACTGCACGAAAAATATCGAACGTACCGAACAGACTTTGAAAGAAGCGGGCATGCACCAGAGCGCCATCGATCATATTCGTTACGCCCAGTGTGCTTTGCTGGATGAAACGGTGTTGGGGCGTCCCCAAGACGATGGCTACTCTGCCTGGCACTCGATGCCTTTGCAGGCCCATTTCTTTCAAACCTTACAGGCAGGGGAACTGCTCTATCAGCGTATGCGTGAAGTGCTGCGTGAGCCCGCGCCAAACATGGCCGTGCTGACCTGTTTTCACCGCGTGCTGATGCTGGGGTTTCGCGGCGTCTATGGCGAAAACGATACGCCGGAGCGTCAGCAGCTGGTGGCTGAACTTAGCCAGCGCGTAGCGCCGCTGGACGTTGATCAAAGCGCACCGCTGCTGGTCAACGCCGCCGCTTCGCGTCGTTATCGCTGGCTGCACTCGCGCTGGGTTCATGTTGTCGCTGCGGTGGTGATTCTGGCCGGTGTTTGGTGGGGCTTCCATAGCTATCTCACGACGCTGGTTACCACGCTGCTACCCGCTAAGCCATAAAGGGACGATGACATGAGTACCACCTACAAGCGCGCCTTATGGACATGGGGCGGATTGCTCGCGCTGTTACTGTGTCTGGTTTGGCTGCCGCTGACGCTGTTGGGACAAATTATCGCCATCGTGATTGTCTTGCTGGTGGTGGTTATCGGTTGGCGACGCGCAGGGCGTGTTGATGTTCATGTGATGGAAGCTACCGCTGATTTACCGCCGGAG
This is a stretch of genomic DNA from Hafnia alvei. It encodes these proteins:
- the tssK gene encoding type VI secretion system baseplate subunit TssK translates to MKIDRPLWAAGTLLSPQQFQQQARWEAYTNECIAHLALVHPWGIMAAEFDKDALRLGKLKADRISVRFQDGTLLDSERADLLPPALDLAQVLPADAQSATLLLALPLEHANGGNCLPTDAKADRPIRYRQDWTSVQDIFGNDTESMAVVRYALTLRLDGDENGDYLTCPAVRLVRDVQGVWGVDPQFVPPLLQFGAHAALLSYLDRLLTQLHAKRTRLMGMRRESNQRMADFAVADVSLFWLLNALNSYQPVLNDFLTHPALHPELVYRELVKLAGALLTFSLEHDMDAIPAYDHARLGSVFPPLFSLISTLLEASLPSRVIALELEKVRPNQWQAALNDARLREEADFYLSVRSALPAHLLQTQFPLLCKVGAPDDVNNLINVALNGVPLIPLSHVPAAIPLRLENQYFALDLKHPTATAMLASGVCAFYVPGTLSDVQLELYAVLRA
- the tssL gene encoding type VI secretion system protein TssL, short form; translation: MSKKSVIDIDDLLQDTWLLVVQLRQGVPVEHGQTLWQHCTKNIERTEQTLKEAGMHQSAIDHIRYAQCALLDETVLGRPQDDGYSAWHSMPLQAHFFQTLQAGELLYQRMREVLREPAPNMAVLTCFHRVLMLGFRGVYGENDTPERQQLVAELSQRVAPLDVDQSAPLLVNAAASRRYRWLHSRWVHVVAAVVILAGVWWGFHSYLTTLVTTLLPAKP